The proteins below come from a single Oncorhynchus gorbuscha isolate QuinsamMale2020 ecotype Even-year linkage group LG12, OgorEven_v1.0, whole genome shotgun sequence genomic window:
- the si:dkey-1h6.8 gene encoding uncharacterized protein si:dkey-1h6.8, protein MATEGDQDGQRQKNVVLKRKLTGPPRLLLGKSKSNNQRGDRSEAHSKKRNKRVNIINGSQMVSSIKQSNIEAGETGSSQPVATSDDICPTSKTDEDQASSELPTEPSRWRSTLDEDETSDGQLEGHSKTRKSTKHGWRRLFSPALICVRRQRKKYAAKTSIQGGDQGVVQAERLTHTEAKSMGEDTITLSDKCVRDAPDVDNVKKRRRRFTIRTWPTFQRLLTVSYVGGQRPKQGNVVQVVSEDVQQPSVTFRKTFQHFLMCGRRAPSAVIPLEDKDTQDTGDKDNQDTGDKDNQDTGDKDTQDTGYKDNQDTGDKETEVEPMGTQDRGQQCTSDIQGVELLEKGAEVRGQCTERVTVCAEVSALQPENECPTDTLTSPESLLVSPIPTRVVRPEVDTEYTETSPMGDSKETGILEPKTSSKTKLWETETSTKTGTDSILSEVINVTMDANEIQGDELDHSQCLEKDKVIESDCAIINTPNSVAMDTNEYPSDSNQIISSENAAEDSADASEENDTLCMITVDNIVQNGPPLTNISITPGADSDQDVSDQDSHEVGDEIGKSGLLTEDDQDLLYGENLLVQTARFLVQTVMSAAMEQLSMEHRGTPTTVHREAQGSRDHA, encoded by the coding sequence ATGGCGACTGAGGGGGACCAAGATGGACAGCGTCAGAAAAATGTTGTCTTGAAGAGGAAGTTGACCGGTCCACCCAGACTCCTCCTGGGCAAATCAAAATCCAACAACCAGAGAGGTGACAGGTCTGAGGCTCATTCTAAGAAGAGAAACAAAAGAGTGAACATCATCAATGGAAGTCAGATGGTTTCCTCCATCAAACAGTCAAATATAGAAGCTGGAGAGACGGGATCATCACAACCTGTAGCCACTTCAGACGACATCTGTCCAACCTCAAAAACGGATGAGGATCAAGCCTCATCTGAACTACCCACTGAGCCCTCAAGGTGGCGCTCCACCTTAGATGAGGATGAGACCAGTGATGGCCAATTGGAAGGACACAGTAAGACGaggaaatcaacaaagcatggcTGGAGAAGGTTATTTTCCCCGGCTCTCATTTGCGTCAGAAGACAAAGGAAGAAGTACGCTGCAAAAACTTCAATCCAGGGTGGTGACCAGGGAGTTGTACAAGCTGAGAGACTAACTCACACTGAAGCAAAGTCAATGGGAGAAGACACCATCACCTTGAGTGACAAGTGTGTCCGCGATGCTCCTGACGTTGACAATGTCAAGAAAAGGAGGCGCAGGTTTACCATCCGGACGTGGCCGACCTTCCAGCGGCTCTTGACAGTGTCTTACGTCGGCGGTCAAAGGCCAAAACAGGGAAATGTTGTACAGGTGGTCTCTGAAGACGTCCAACAACCGTCAGTGACCTTCAGGAAGACATTTCAGCATTTTTTGATGTGTGGAAGAAGGGCACCTTCAGCTGTGATCCCTCTGGAAGACAAGGACACCCAGGACACTGGAGACAAGGACAACCAGGACACTGGAGACAAGGACAACCAGGACACTGGAGACAAGGACACCCAGGACACTGGATACAAGGACAACCAGGACACTGGAGACAAGGAGACTGAGGTGGAGCCAATGGGGACACAAGACAGGGGACAACAGTGCACATCTGACATCCAGGGGGTTGAGCTTCTGGAAAAGGGAGCTGAGGTTAGAGGACAATgtacagagagagtgacagtgtgTGCCGAAGTGAGTGCCCTGCAGCCCGAGAACGAATGCCCAACAGACACCCTAACGAGCCCAGAGTCCCTACTAGTGAGTCCCATCCCGACAAGAGTAGTAAGACCAGAGGTAGATACAGAATACACAGAGACCAGTCCAATGGGTGATTCAAAGGAAACAGGGATATTGGAACCTAAGACTTCTTCCAAAACTAAGTTATGGGAAACCGAGACTTCTACCAAAACTGGCACAGACTCAATCCTCAGTGAAGTCATCAATGTTACCATGGATGCTAACGAGATCCAAGGAGATGAACTGGATCATAGCCAGTGTTTAGAGAAGGACAAGGTCATTGAGTCAGACTGTGCGATAATCAATACACCCAACAGCGTTGCCATGGACACTAATGAGTATCCCTCAGACTCAAATCAGATAATTTCTTCAGAGAATGCTGCTGAGGACTCTGCTGATGCATCTGAGGAGAATGACACACTCTGCATGATCACGGTAGATAACATTGTGCAAAATGGCCCGCCCTTGACCAACATCAGCATCACCCCCGGGGCTGACTCGGATCAGGATGTGTCCGACCAGGATAGCCATGAGGTGGGGGATGAAATCGGCAAGAGTGGCCTCCTGACGGAGGATGACCAGGACTTGTTGTATGGAGAGAACCTGTTAGTACAGACGGCTCGCTTCTTGGTCCAGACAGTCATGAGCGCTGCCATGGAGCAGCTCTCAATGGAACATAGAGGCACTCCCACCACTGTCCACAGGGAGGCGCAAGGGAGTCGAGATCACGCTTGA